In Phyllopteryx taeniolatus isolate TA_2022b chromosome 1, UOR_Ptae_1.2, whole genome shotgun sequence, the following proteins share a genomic window:
- the pigt gene encoding GPI transamidase component PIG-T isoform X1 codes for MAQHRCGAMVFLISLSLFVVAHSQDSSLDNGQDIPEHKNAQGVEETTEQRTWEASEVGEGNAADKQEHREPVTVVPSTGPPQKDDFQEELVIRPLQSGDIYASFQFRTLWETDFIGGNKVSHYRLFPKSLGQVISKFSVRELHISFTQGYWRTMQWGQPYLPSPPGAEIWVWFQDSVTDVDGTWSELTNVLSGIFCASLNFIDSTNSIQPSASFKPLGIGNVTDHRFLRYATLPREIVCTENLTPWKKLLPCGSKAGLAVLLKSEKLFHSSFHSQAVHIRPMCQDTHCTTTLWELRQTLNVVFDLHTSGQGKREWSLFKMFSRTLTDACPLASSSKIYVDVSDSDEGEQFELSPATPLLSPAVALGDRRTFSVYDLTQETTFGTMLSFNLLIRWKSNDGHMLRPLLHAERYVAGYGLQTGEIHTLMYNNHPYRSFPVLLLDLVPWYLRLYIHTLTVTSKGKANSPSYIHYEPSKDRVKSHMLEMLVQLPPNSVTEVTVQFERALLKWTEYTPDPNHGFYVGSSVVSSLVPSIVAMDTNTTQERPLFNSFFPSKEESSFFVRIYTEPLLVNLPTPDFSMPYNVICLTCTVVAVGYGSLFNLLTRNFQIEEPSPGLAKRIANVIRKMRGVPPL; via the exons ATGGCACAGCACAGGTGCGGTGCCATGGTTTTTCTTATTAGTTTGTCGTTATTTGTCGTCGCACACAGCCAAGACTCTTCACTGGACAATGGCCAAGATATCCCGGAGCACAAAAACGCTCAAGGAGTCGAAGAAACCACCGAGCAAAGGACATGGGAAGCGTCCGAGGTGGGAGAAGGGAATGCTGCCGACAAGCAAGAACATCGCGAGCCGGTCACTGTCGTCCCTTCAACCGGCCCCCCACAGAAAGATGATTTTCAGGAGGAACTGGTCATCAGACCGCTACAGTCGGGGGATATTTACGCTAGCTTTCAGTTCCGTACCCTGTGGGAAACAGATTTCATCGGAGGAAACAAAG TGTCCCACTACCGGCTGTTTCCCAAGTCTCTGGGACAGGTTATCTCTAAATTCTCTGTGCGAGAGCTGCACATCTCCTTTACACAGGGATACTGGAGGACCATGCAGTGGGGGCAGCCTTATCTGCCGTCTCCCCCTGGAGCTGAGATTTGGGTCTGGTTCCAGGACTCCGTAACAGA tGTGGATGGCACATGGAGTGAGCTGACAAATGTTTTGTCTGGGATATTCTGCGCCTCGTTGAACTTCATTGACTCCACCAACAGCATTCAGCCCAGCGCCTCCTTCAAGCCGCTGGGTATAGGCAACG TGACAGACCACCGCTTCCTCCGCTACGCCACACTTCCACGTGAGATTGTTTGCACTGAAAATCTGACACCCTGGAAGAAACTCTTGCCATGTGGCTCCAAG GCCGGCCTCGCTGTTCTGTTAAAGTCAGAGAAACTCTTCCACAGCAGTTTTCATTCCCAGGCAGTGCATATCCGACCCATGTGTCAGGACACACACTGCACAACGACCTTGTGGGAGCTGAGACAGACTCTGAACGTCGTCTTTGACCTTCACACTTCCGGACAAGGCAAACGAG AGTGGTCTCTCTTCAAGATGTTTTCCCGCACCCTGACAGACGCATGTCCGTTGGCTTCCTCCAGTAAAATCTACGTTGACGTTTCGGACAGCGATGAG GGGGAGCAGTTTGAGCTGAGCCCTGCTACTCCTCTGCTCAGCCCGGCAGTGGCGCTCGGGGACAGACGGACCTTTTCTGTCTACGACCTAACACAGGAAACCACCTTTGGCACGATGCTCTCGTTCAACCTTCTGATTCGCTGGAAATCTAATGATG GTCACATGCTGCGCCCTTTGCTCCACGCAGAGCGCTATGTGGCGGGTTACGGGCTGCAGACTGGAGAGATCCACACACTGATGTACAACAACCACCCCTACAGGTCGTTCCCTGTGCTGCTGCTGGACTTGGTACCCTGGTACCTTCGCCTCTACATCCACACCCTCACCGTCACCAGCAAAGGGAAGGCAAACAGTCCCA GTTATATCCACTATGAGCCGTCCAAGGACCGTGTGAAGTCGCACATGCTGGAAATGCTGGTGCAGCTTCCTCCCAACTCTGTCACTGAGGTCACTGTGCAGTTTGAGAGAGCTCTGCTCAAGTGGACCGAGTACACCCCTGACCCCAATCACGGCTTCTATGTCgg GTCCTCTGTTGTCAGTTCCCTTGTACCAAGCATTGTTGCCATGGatacaaataccacacaagAACGCCCCCTTTTCAACAGTTT CTTCCCCAGCAAAGAAGAATCCAGCTTCTTTGTGCGCATCTATACAGAACCTCTACTGGTCAACTTGCCCACCCCGGACTTCAGCATGCCTTACAATGTCATCTGCCTGACATGCACTGTAGTCGCTGTGGGCTATGGATCCCTGTTCAACCTGCTCACACGCAATTTCCAGATAGAAGAGCCCAGCCCGGGACTGGCCAAACGGATCGCCAACGTAATCCGGAAAATGCGGGGTGTGCCGCCTCTCTGA
- the pigt gene encoding GPI transamidase component PIG-T isoform X2, translated as MFLGCGRKPAYLQKTHVGTWRTCKRPTVSHYRLFPKSLGQVISKFSVRELHISFTQGYWRTMQWGQPYLPSPPGAEIWVWFQDSVTDVDGTWSELTNVLSGIFCASLNFIDSTNSIQPSASFKPLGIGNVTDHRFLRYATLPREIVCTENLTPWKKLLPCGSKAGLAVLLKSEKLFHSSFHSQAVHIRPMCQDTHCTTTLWELRQTLNVVFDLHTSGQGKREWSLFKMFSRTLTDACPLASSSKIYVDVSDSDEGEQFELSPATPLLSPAVALGDRRTFSVYDLTQETTFGTMLSFNLLIRWKSNDGHMLRPLLHAERYVAGYGLQTGEIHTLMYNNHPYRSFPVLLLDLVPWYLRLYIHTLTVTSKGKANSPSYIHYEPSKDRVKSHMLEMLVQLPPNSVTEVTVQFERALLKWTEYTPDPNHGFYVGSSVVSSLVPSIVAMDTNTTQERPLFNSFFPSKEESSFFVRIYTEPLLVNLPTPDFSMPYNVICLTCTVVAVGYGSLFNLLTRNFQIEEPSPGLAKRIANVIRKMRGVPPL; from the exons atgtttttgggatgtgggaggaaaccggcgtacctgcagaaaacccacgtaggcacctggagaacatgcaaacgccccacag TGTCCCACTACCGGCTGTTTCCCAAGTCTCTGGGACAGGTTATCTCTAAATTCTCTGTGCGAGAGCTGCACATCTCCTTTACACAGGGATACTGGAGGACCATGCAGTGGGGGCAGCCTTATCTGCCGTCTCCCCCTGGAGCTGAGATTTGGGTCTGGTTCCAGGACTCCGTAACAGA tGTGGATGGCACATGGAGTGAGCTGACAAATGTTTTGTCTGGGATATTCTGCGCCTCGTTGAACTTCATTGACTCCACCAACAGCATTCAGCCCAGCGCCTCCTTCAAGCCGCTGGGTATAGGCAACG TGACAGACCACCGCTTCCTCCGCTACGCCACACTTCCACGTGAGATTGTTTGCACTGAAAATCTGACACCCTGGAAGAAACTCTTGCCATGTGGCTCCAAG GCCGGCCTCGCTGTTCTGTTAAAGTCAGAGAAACTCTTCCACAGCAGTTTTCATTCCCAGGCAGTGCATATCCGACCCATGTGTCAGGACACACACTGCACAACGACCTTGTGGGAGCTGAGACAGACTCTGAACGTCGTCTTTGACCTTCACACTTCCGGACAAGGCAAACGAG AGTGGTCTCTCTTCAAGATGTTTTCCCGCACCCTGACAGACGCATGTCCGTTGGCTTCCTCCAGTAAAATCTACGTTGACGTTTCGGACAGCGATGAG GGGGAGCAGTTTGAGCTGAGCCCTGCTACTCCTCTGCTCAGCCCGGCAGTGGCGCTCGGGGACAGACGGACCTTTTCTGTCTACGACCTAACACAGGAAACCACCTTTGGCACGATGCTCTCGTTCAACCTTCTGATTCGCTGGAAATCTAATGATG GTCACATGCTGCGCCCTTTGCTCCACGCAGAGCGCTATGTGGCGGGTTACGGGCTGCAGACTGGAGAGATCCACACACTGATGTACAACAACCACCCCTACAGGTCGTTCCCTGTGCTGCTGCTGGACTTGGTACCCTGGTACCTTCGCCTCTACATCCACACCCTCACCGTCACCAGCAAAGGGAAGGCAAACAGTCCCA GTTATATCCACTATGAGCCGTCCAAGGACCGTGTGAAGTCGCACATGCTGGAAATGCTGGTGCAGCTTCCTCCCAACTCTGTCACTGAGGTCACTGTGCAGTTTGAGAGAGCTCTGCTCAAGTGGACCGAGTACACCCCTGACCCCAATCACGGCTTCTATGTCgg GTCCTCTGTTGTCAGTTCCCTTGTACCAAGCATTGTTGCCATGGatacaaataccacacaagAACGCCCCCTTTTCAACAGTTT CTTCCCCAGCAAAGAAGAATCCAGCTTCTTTGTGCGCATCTATACAGAACCTCTACTGGTCAACTTGCCCACCCCGGACTTCAGCATGCCTTACAATGTCATCTGCCTGACATGCACTGTAGTCGCTGTGGGCTATGGATCCCTGTTCAACCTGCTCACACGCAATTTCCAGATAGAAGAGCCCAGCCCGGGACTGGCCAAACGGATCGCCAACGTAATCCGGAAAATGCGGGGTGTGCCGCCTCTCTGA
- the wfdc2 gene encoding WAP four-disulfide core domain protein 3 has product MEKSTLCALLLALGAFVQFNTVFTQDSKSKVTGILPKAGQCPRLLKVVPSHKGCACDEDCPEDHKCCVFDCGAVCVPPSFTKAGVCPRRNWGFGVCAEFCSDDSDCPNEEKCCHNGCGHECIAPYKVKPGRCALPQGTPMCAEYCYHDGQCPGEQKCCRTTCGHACSEPC; this is encoded by the exons ATGGAGAAGTCTACACTTTGTGCATTGCTTTTAGCACTCGGTGCATTTGTGCAATTTAACACAGTTTTCACTCAGGATTCTAAAAGCAAAGTAACAG GGATTCTCCCAAAAGCGGGCCAATGCCCTCGTCTACTTAAAGTGGTGCCATCACATAAAGGGTGTGCGTGTGATGAAGACTGTCCCGAGGACCACAAGTGTTGCGTCTTTGACTGTGGAGCTGTCTGTGTCCCTCCTTCTTTCA CTAAAGCGGGAGTGTGTCCTCGTAGAAACTGGGGCTTTGGGGTGTGCGCTGAGTTTTGCTCTGACGACAGTGACTGTCCCAATGAGGAGAAATGCTGTCACAACGGATGTGGACATGAGTGCATTGCACCTTACAAAG TGAAGCCAGGCCGCTGCGCGTTGCCCCAAGGAACTCCCATGTGCGCAGAGTACTGCTACCATGACGGCCAATGTCCAGGGGAGCAGAAATGCTGCAGGACAACCTGTGGTCACGCCTGCAGTGAGCCTTGCTGA
- the zgc:113227 gene encoding uncharacterized protein zgc:113227 isoform X1 has protein sequence MPTQTGRIRTSVTMERECVKMLLLTLRAYIGTRYRLLHLLHDMHQQRLRNRKKVLLWLMSRRATPSVWVRPRSRHWWDHVVPHFSPSQFQQNFHLSRKSFEYICSRVSRAMGRRDTNFRLSIPFEKRVAIAIWKLSNGGGYNTISRLFGVGLSTVCMCLWDFCNAVIKLLLPIHIRCPDADKLVEMATLFHRTWGAPQCVGVIGACHVLIATPNEHSHHYSNKEGGHSVVLQAVVDGKGHFWDICVDSPGSVCDSRVLQQSPLWELLSNGQLFGRNKVNISGCDVGHYLIGGPVYPAENWLLTPFCDTEHLTPEQVAYNSQLNCARSVLKEAFGRLSGRWRCLTKKLDCKVELARKMALVCCVLHNICEEHGDELQDAQSEIHVNIPPPGLSSPDDCTKEGPGVRTALLQYFSRDNQ, from the exons ATGCCAACTCAAACTGGAAGAATAAGAACATCAGTCACAAtggagagagagtgtgtgaaaatgttgctACTGACTTTGCGAGCCTACATTGGAACCCGTTATCGACTTCTTCATCTTCTCCATGACATGCATCAACAGAGATTACGTAACAGAAAGAAG GTGCTGTTATGGCTCATGTCAAGGCGAGCGACACCTTCCGTGTGGGTGCGTCCGCGTTCTCGGCACTGGTGGGACCACGTTGTTCCGCATTTCAGCCCTTCACAGTTCCAGCAGAATTTCCATTTGTCCAGGAAGTCCTTTGAGTACATCTGCAGTCGGGTGAGCCGTGCTATGGGGAGGAGGGACACAAACTTCCGTCTGTCTATTCCTTTTGAAAAAAGGGTCGCGATTGCAATTTGGAAGCTCTCCAACGGTGGTGGCTACAACACCATTAGCCGTCTCTTTGGTGTGGGCCTGAGTaccgtgtgcatgtgtttgtgggACTTTTGCAATGCTGTCATTAAGCTTCTGCTTCCCATCCACATCAGATGCCCTGATGCTGACAAATTGGTGGAGATGGCCACCTTGTTTCATAGGACCTGGGGAGCACCCCAGTGTGTGGGTGTAATCGGTGCTTGCCACGTTctaatagcgactccaaatgagCACTCCCATCACTACAGCAACAAGGAGGGTGGACACTCTGTCGTTCTACAGGCCGTTGTGGATGGAAAAGGACACTTTTGGGACATATGCGTTGACTCTCCAGGTAGTGTCTGTGATTCCAGAGTGCTACAGCAATCACCATTGTGGGAGCTCCTAAGTAATGGGCAGTTGTTTGGTCGAAACAAAGTCAACATCTCTGGCTGTGATGTTGGCCATTACCTCATTGGTGGCCCAGTTTACCCTGCGGAGAACTGGCTCCTGACGCCCTTCTGTGACACGGAACACTTGACTCCGGAGCAAGTTGCCTACAACTCACAACTGAACTGTGCACGGTCTGTTTTAAAGGAAGCCTTTGGGAGATTGAGCGGGCGATGGAGATGCCTCACGAAGAAACTGGACTGCAAAGTAGAGCTTGCCAGGAAGATGGCTCTAGTCTGCTGTGTGCTGCATAACATTTGTGAGGAACATGGTGACGAGTTACAGGATGCGCAGTCTGAAATTCATGTGAACATTCCGCCACCTGGTCTGTCTTCACCCGACGATTGTACCAAAGAAGGGCCTGGTGTTAGAACTGCATTGCTGCAATACTTTAGCAGGGACAATCAGTGA
- the zgc:113227 gene encoding uncharacterized protein zgc:113227 isoform X2 codes for MTCINRDYVTERRCCYGSCQGERHLPCGCVRVLGTGGTTLFRISALHSSSRISICPGSPLSTSAVGCPDADKLVEMATLFHRTWGAPQCVGVIGACHVLIATPNEHSHHYSNKEGGHSVVLQAVVDGKGHFWDICVDSPGSVCDSRVLQQSPLWELLSNGQLFGRNKVNISGCDVGHYLIGGPVYPAENWLLTPFCDTEHLTPEQVAYNSQLNCARSVLKEAFGRLSGRWRCLTKKLDCKVELARKMALVCCVLHNICEEHGDELQDAQSEIHVNIPPPGLSSPDDCTKEGPGVRTALLQYFSRDNQ; via the exons ATGACATGCATCAACAGAGATTACGTAACAGAAAGAAG GTGCTGTTATGGCTCATGTCAAGGCGAGCGACACCTTCCGTGTGGGTGCGTCCGCGTTCTCGGCACTGGTGGGACCACGTTGTTCCGCATTTCAGCCCTTCACAGTTCCAGCAGAATTTCCATTTGTCCAGGAAGTCCTTTGAGTACATCTGCAGTCGG ATGCCCTGATGCTGACAAATTGGTGGAGATGGCCACCTTGTTTCATAGGACCTGGGGAGCACCCCAGTGTGTGGGTGTAATCGGTGCTTGCCACGTTctaatagcgactccaaatgagCACTCCCATCACTACAGCAACAAGGAGGGTGGACACTCTGTCGTTCTACAGGCCGTTGTGGATGGAAAAGGACACTTTTGGGACATATGCGTTGACTCTCCAGGTAGTGTCTGTGATTCCAGAGTGCTACAGCAATCACCATTGTGGGAGCTCCTAAGTAATGGGCAGTTGTTTGGTCGAAACAAAGTCAACATCTCTGGCTGTGATGTTGGCCATTACCTCATTGGTGGCCCAGTTTACCCTGCGGAGAACTGGCTCCTGACGCCCTTCTGTGACACGGAACACTTGACTCCGGAGCAAGTTGCCTACAACTCACAACTGAACTGTGCACGGTCTGTTTTAAAGGAAGCCTTTGGGAGATTGAGCGGGCGATGGAGATGCCTCACGAAGAAACTGGACTGCAAAGTAGAGCTTGCCAGGAAGATGGCTCTAGTCTGCTGTGTGCTGCATAACATTTGTGAGGAACATGGTGACGAGTTACAGGATGCGCAGTCTGAAATTCATGTGAACATTCCGCCACCTGGTCTGTCTTCACCCGACGATTGTACCAAAGAAGGGCCTGGTGTTAGAACTGCATTGCTGCAATACTTTAGCAGGGACAATCAGTGA